From a region of the Actinopolymorpha singaporensis genome:
- a CDS encoding low molecular weight protein-tyrosine-phosphatase, translating to MQLPPARDPSAYHLSLVCLGNICRSPIAAVVVRRQLAEAGLTVVRVDSAGLGGWHVGEGMDPRSARVLVASGYDRDEVSAHRAQQFDRDWFADRDLVLGMDEANLDGLRRLAGPGDGHRVGLFGWFGRNVGEIPDPYTASGEAFDEVLEMVEEAAAGLVTELASLIGPTN from the coding sequence GTGCAGCTTCCTCCGGCCCGTGACCCGTCCGCGTACCACCTGAGCCTGGTCTGCCTGGGCAACATCTGCCGGTCGCCGATCGCCGCGGTGGTCGTACGACGACAGCTCGCCGAAGCCGGGCTCACCGTGGTCCGGGTGGACAGCGCCGGGCTCGGCGGCTGGCACGTCGGCGAGGGGATGGACCCGCGGTCGGCGCGCGTACTGGTCGCCTCGGGGTACGACCGGGACGAGGTGTCGGCGCACCGGGCACAGCAGTTCGACCGTGACTGGTTCGCCGACCGCGATCTGGTGCTCGGCATGGACGAGGCCAACCTTGACGGTCTGCGCCGCCTCGCCGGACCGGGCGACGGGCACCGGGTAGGGCTGTTCGGCTGGTTCGGAAGGAACGTCGGCGAGATCCCGGACCCCTACACCGCGAGTGGTGAGGCGTTCGACGAGGTGCTCGAAATGGTCGAGGAGGCGGCCGCCGGTCTGGTCACGGAACTCGCCTCACTGATCGGCCCGACCAACTGA
- a CDS encoding PadR family transcriptional regulator: MSRHTPPFARALPYAMPVAAAALRAAARRGCGPAGGPFGHAQFGPFGSTGFEPPPPGPHPGGDFGDAGEYDVPGDPAEHFRGHFFGAHGEHGGGEGRGGGGRGRGGRGRGGGRGRGGFGPGGFGPGGFGGFGFGGPGGPGGWGRGGWGPPFGPGRGPRARRGDVRSGILHLLADTGRPMHGYEMIRELAERSGGAWRPSAGSIYPTLQLLEDEGLVSSTEEGGKRSYALTEAGREHVATREGQAPWEEFAEPADSPWHELRNAGMGLAAAAMQGAQVADEDQLARIVDTLHEARSKIYRILGEDQPRGDSDAAEDEDN, encoded by the coding sequence ATGAGCAGGCACACCCCACCCTTCGCCCGGGCCCTTCCGTACGCCATGCCGGTGGCAGCGGCGGCACTGAGGGCGGCCGCTCGCAGGGGCTGCGGCCCGGCGGGCGGACCGTTCGGGCACGCACAGTTCGGTCCGTTCGGGTCCACCGGTTTCGAGCCGCCCCCGCCTGGACCTCACCCGGGCGGAGACTTCGGTGACGCGGGCGAGTACGACGTCCCCGGCGACCCGGCGGAGCACTTCCGTGGCCACTTCTTCGGTGCGCACGGAGAACACGGAGGAGGCGAAGGACGCGGTGGCGGAGGTCGCGGCCGCGGCGGACGAGGACGCGGCGGCGGACGGGGCCGTGGCGGTTTCGGTCCCGGTGGCTTCGGCCCCGGAGGATTCGGTGGCTTCGGCTTCGGCGGCCCGGGTGGCCCCGGCGGCTGGGGTCGCGGCGGCTGGGGCCCGCCGTTCGGGCCAGGCCGCGGCCCGCGGGCGCGCCGCGGCGACGTCCGGTCGGGAATCCTCCACCTGCTCGCCGACACCGGCCGGCCGATGCACGGCTACGAGATGATCCGGGAACTCGCCGAACGCAGCGGCGGGGCCTGGCGCCCCAGTGCGGGTTCGATCTATCCCACACTGCAGTTGCTCGAGGACGAGGGCCTGGTCAGCTCCACCGAGGAGGGCGGCAAGCGGTCCTACGCCCTCACCGAGGCCGGCCGCGAACACGTGGCCACCCGCGAGGGGCAGGCACCGTGGGAGGAGTTCGCCGAGCCCGCCGACTCGCCGTGGCACGAGCTGCGGAACGCCGGGATGGGCCTGGCCGCCGCCGCGATGCAGGGCGCCCAGGTGGCCGACGAGGACCAGCTCGCCCGGATCGTCGACACCCTCCACGAGGCCCGGTCGAAGATCTACCGGATCCTCGGTGAGGACCAGCCGCGCGGCGACTCGGACGCGGCGGAGGACGAGGACAACTGA
- a CDS encoding CatB-related O-acetyltransferase codes for MPDTPSTPDTPSTPDTPSTPADPSTPATPPVPADPTVLHPIPGQPRVVLLRPLVTSPLIEVGEFTYYDDPDDPTEFETRNVLYHYGPERLVIGRFCALGTGVRFLMNGANHRMDGPSTFPFPIMGGAWADHFDLITGLPGRGDTVVGHDVWLGYGSMVMPGVRIGHGAIVASGSVVVDDVPDYGVVGGNPARLIRYRHSETDIARLLAVAWWDWPLHHLTEHVRTVMSGTVADLEAAAPDRA; via the coding sequence ATGCCCGACACACCGTCCACGCCCGACACACCGTCCACGCCCGACACACCGTCCACGCCGGCCGACCCGTCCACGCCGGCGACACCACCGGTGCCCGCCGACCCGACGGTGCTCCATCCGATACCCGGCCAGCCGCGGGTTGTGCTGCTCCGCCCGCTGGTCACCTCGCCGTTGATCGAGGTCGGTGAGTTCACCTACTACGACGATCCGGACGACCCGACGGAGTTCGAGACCCGCAACGTGCTCTACCACTACGGGCCGGAGAGGCTGGTCATCGGCCGGTTCTGCGCTCTGGGCACGGGGGTCCGGTTCCTGATGAACGGCGCCAACCACCGGATGGACGGCCCGTCGACGTTCCCGTTCCCGATCATGGGCGGTGCGTGGGCGGACCACTTCGACCTGATCACCGGGCTGCCCGGGCGCGGCGACACGGTGGTGGGGCACGACGTCTGGCTCGGCTACGGGTCGATGGTGATGCCCGGCGTACGGATCGGACACGGCGCGATCGTGGCCTCCGGCTCGGTCGTGGTCGACGACGTTCCCGACTACGGCGTCGTCGGCGGCAACCCGGCCCGGCTGATCCGGTACCGCCACAGCGAGACGGACATCGCCCGCCTGCTCGCCGTGGCCTGGTGGGACTGGCCACTCCACCACCTCACCGAGCACGTCCGAACCGTCATGTCGGGCACCGTCGCCGACCTCGAGGCGGCGGCTCCTGATCGCGCCTGA